In the Herpetosiphonaceae bacterium genome, one interval contains:
- a CDS encoding glycosyl hydrolase family 28-related protein → MSTQPTESAITATMLEACSQQSTSIICITEYADSAAAVSAIGTQEMTLYYPTGVYHFASDLIFPNNITLLFAKGAMFDVIEGVEIAIKGCILAGLWQIFSGSGAVRGTPRVECYYPQWFGAQGDGTTDDSAAIRRTIKSAYSNATTPTVVKFPKGVYLVSQTINLPQGVIIYGYDAILKAADASLNPVLRVFNANHPEAPKLRLFHIFGLAIEGDCNDLRNVEVGITIDSTYQGGTLSTLRDCRIYFFKVGVELSPGSRMITFDNCQITAGKYGLHIKACSNFTGDCWIRSCQIEVERGIGIYVSSTGNGATVAGIHVSDCVIYGLGLHAICDNNLSVINDFFLHNVAVDGPNEGWLMHFKGSHNHVVGSGVIQISNIWLNACDHGIYFEHVHGASITNGKISSVNYQAVVFDNSHHCAMNSVTMFSCNKTRNGGGVIKLTGKLTVKTKVRGCSIYNSEDANDLPIVIETGATKCVITENVTDTIYPYFNQGTGTVLRDNVGRD, encoded by the coding sequence TATAATCTGCATCACAGAATATGCCGACTCTGCAGCAGCCGTGAGTGCAATCGGAACACAGGAGATGACCCTGTACTATCCGACTGGAGTGTATCACTTTGCATCAGACCTCATTTTCCCGAATAATATAACGTTGTTATTTGCAAAAGGCGCGATGTTTGATGTTATCGAGGGAGTCGAGATTGCGATCAAGGGGTGTATTCTCGCGGGACTTTGGCAGATTTTTTCCGGAAGCGGAGCGGTCAGGGGGACACCCCGTGTGGAATGTTATTATCCACAATGGTTCGGGGCCCAAGGAGATGGGACGACTGATGACAGCGCTGCGATCCGTCGCACTATTAAATCTGCATACTCAAATGCAACCACGCCGACCGTCGTTAAGTTTCCTAAAGGAGTGTATCTAGTCTCGCAGACAATCAATTTGCCTCAAGGTGTGATCATTTATGGCTATGATGCTATTTTAAAGGCTGCGGATGCCAGTCTGAATCCCGTTCTGAGGGTGTTCAACGCGAATCACCCGGAAGCACCAAAGCTCAGGCTATTTCATATCTTTGGTTTGGCAATCGAAGGCGATTGCAATGACTTGAGGAATGTGGAGGTGGGGATAACCATCGACTCTACCTATCAAGGGGGAACCCTCTCTACCCTGAGAGACTGCAGGATCTACTTTTTCAAGGTCGGCGTCGAGTTGAGTCCTGGGAGCAGAATGATCACCTTCGATAACTGCCAGATCACCGCTGGGAAATACGGATTGCACATCAAGGCGTGCAGCAATTTTACTGGCGATTGCTGGATACGATCCTGTCAAATTGAGGTCGAAAGGGGAATTGGCATTTATGTGTCCAGTACCGGAAACGGCGCTACAGTGGCGGGAATTCACGTCTCTGACTGCGTGATTTACGGATTAGGGCTCCACGCGATTTGCGATAATAATCTATCCGTGATAAATGACTTCTTCCTTCATAACGTGGCAGTGGATGGTCCCAACGAAGGATGGTTGATGCATTTTAAAGGATCTCACAATCACGTTGTCGGCTCCGGAGTTATCCAAATATCTAATATATGGCTCAATGCTTGCGATCATGGAATCTATTTTGAGCATGTACACGGTGCCTCGATCACAAACGGAAAGATTTCGAGCGTGAATTATCAAGCAGTTGTCTTCGACAATTCACATCACTGCGCGATGAATTCTGTTACCATGTTCAGCTGCAACAAGACTCGGAATGGAGGCGGGGTCATCAAGTTGACGGGGAAATTGACAGTTAAGACAAAAGTGAGGGGATGTTCGATTTATAATTCGGAGGACGCAAATGACCTCCCAATCGTCATCGAAACAGGAGCGACGAAATGCGTGATTACCGAAAATGTAACTGATACGATCTATCCATATTTCAACCAAGGGACTGGTACCGTGCTACGCGACAATGTCGGTCGTGATTAG